The proteins below come from a single Psychrobacter sp. FDAARGOS_221 genomic window:
- a CDS encoding alpha/beta fold hydrolase, producing the protein MTNNNKIQNSSLKSKQKTKKLSTPIKLAGLTLTAGALVAKAVWRPDMSLEQLHHWQLPNSMFVPIKDANIHVVMSGKCITNTDDAYKSTETIVLLHGTSASLHTWDGWTKALESEYCVLRLDMPGFGLTGPYTDENKRYTLDNYVDTVIKVMDALGIGKVSIAGNSLGGGVAWLMALKYPNRVNKLILVDASGLKFKSKSVPIGFKLAQYRMLDSLITKVLPKRLIRDSVQSVYADTSKVTEALVNRYYELALRTGNRKALIQRMREGLSTRQVGQLSDITQPTLIIWGRQDKLIPIDSAYRFEQAIPNSQLAIFDNLGHVPQEEDPEATVAVVKQFLQSSALND; encoded by the coding sequence ATGACTAACAATAATAAAATTCAAAACTCATCATTGAAGAGCAAACAAAAGACCAAAAAACTGTCGACACCTATCAAATTAGCTGGCTTGACACTAACTGCAGGCGCGCTTGTTGCCAAAGCAGTATGGCGACCTGATATGTCGCTTGAGCAATTGCATCATTGGCAACTCCCCAACAGTATGTTTGTACCTATTAAAGATGCCAACATACATGTGGTGATGTCTGGAAAATGCATCACCAATACAGATGATGCTTACAAGTCGACTGAAACCATCGTTTTATTACACGGCACCTCAGCAAGCTTGCACACTTGGGATGGCTGGACCAAAGCGCTTGAGTCGGAGTATTGCGTGCTACGTTTGGATATGCCGGGATTTGGATTAACTGGGCCATACACCGATGAGAATAAGCGCTACACATTAGACAATTATGTCGATACCGTGATTAAAGTTATGGATGCGCTTGGTATCGGTAAAGTATCGATTGCAGGTAACTCATTGGGCGGAGGTGTGGCATGGCTGATGGCATTAAAATACCCAAATCGGGTGAATAAGCTGATATTAGTCGACGCCTCAGGGCTTAAATTTAAATCTAAAAGCGTGCCGATTGGTTTTAAACTGGCGCAATATCGTATGCTCGATTCGCTCATTACCAAGGTGCTGCCTAAGCGTCTTATTCGCGACAGCGTACAAAGTGTTTATGCGGATACCTCCAAGGTTACTGAAGCGCTGGTCAATCGTTATTATGAATTGGCATTACGCACAGGTAACCGCAAAGCATTGATTCAGCGAATGCGTGAGGGGTTATCGACTCGGCAAGTGGGGCAGTTATCTGATATCACACAGCCGACGCTCATTATTTGGGGCAGGCAGGACAAACTCATTCCAATCGATAGCGCTTATCGATTTGAGCAGGCGATACCCAACAGCCAATTGGCAATTTTTGATAACCTAGGCCACGTTCCTCAAGAGGAAGACCCAGAGGCGACAGTTGCAGTGGTGAAGCAGTTTTTGCAGTCATCAGCGTTAAATGATTAG
- the hrpA gene encoding ATP-dependent RNA helicase HrpA: MTNDTNSKPSSDQDMTDQNSSSQHTQHKADNRQKNQQQQSDKSAVKPVITPTNDILTAKQLNELPVLAKDRHFLSRLQREITRPNKNIPPKVVAEKQAKFEQIKQRSQQAVQERMDSIPDDMPARLNHELPVSKRAEDIVQAIIDHQVIIVAGETGSGKTTQLPKLAMMAGRGVTGQIGHTQPRRLAARSVANRIAEELEEPLGDTVSFKIRFNEQGTAKSVVKLMTDGILLAELGHDRFLSRYDTIIIDEAHERSLNIDFIMGYLKQLLPKRPDLKVIITSATLDTGRFSEYFAQYDKAKKKMIPAPVIDVEGRGYPVEVRYRPLTDTPVGSSDDDSYDDFEDNLPRAVVAAVEECFEDAVAKGHPEHADILIFAATEAEIREMQEVLIAHGPRHTEVLPLFARQSYSEQQRIFKPSGRGRRIVIATNVAETALTVPGIRYVIDLGFARISRYSYRSRVQRLPIEAISQAAANQRKGRCGRVAPGVCIRLYSEEDFASRPEYTEPEILRTNLASVILQMANLRLGSVEDFDFIEPPDSRLVKDGRKLLDELGALAPKRPDAKKPLAKQTLNDVKLTRVGQKMARMPIDPRLARMLVAGSDFDCMLEMLIIVAALAVQDPRERPAEKRAQADQKHALFRQPDSDFLFYLSLWQALYAGGSNKLSSSQRRNFAKKHYLSFPRLREWERTYRQLEQMVTDLKLLTDSGTAQKDMPKSLPQAALNATAQAKTANKKASKSKSAKGKKTSQNQSSNQISTQVSPVLIADADDVNDELRAVKYANLHRALLTGLLSVIAHKTDQRGEYLAARQQKAKIFPASTVFKQAPAWVMAFEIVETSQVFMRTVAKIEPEWIVSAAGDLLKYHYFEPHWSKKTGRVRAYAQISLFGLIVVAKQLTNYEQVNLEESREIFIRDGLVTGNFGRQAPFLQHNLEKIADVERIEDKLRRRDLLVDEEDLYQFYERKIPAHIASRKAFEDWRAEVEKEDPQFLFFTDEDVLKETAPTTGEFPEIWQLGDLKLPLKYVFDPASEDDGVSIRVPLAALPQLDAVELLWGVPGWRYELVLQLLKSLPKDIRRKIVPIPDTADQLYDELEKNHQVGLLNQLCQALQRRGVVGVTANDFNPSAIDRYLQPQICVVDDKNRIIEKGRDLKALQQRHASETSQALSSSKDTEGVHTEFPEHFRFSKNRHSAGIVMKEFSALVADEAGEAVTIHQFTDVTAALTAHRKGVLTLIRLQLGAKQKQLTSQIDKTFKLAFAPLGDMEKLKTILVDATLDATMEIHAPQYNDHKQLLPDNADQAAYKLAKQLPFDEIDFNKTAEVLLAQFLLQGQTVLKLLKEVYSRWQRIRRSLLMLDREIFGESIDDIEDQLDDLHLSDFVYRMDYEHWQQYPRYLEALEIRIERLEHNLDGDLDAVYELDVHMERLAGRADDDSISEYRWLVEEFRIQLFAQPMKTRQAVSQKRLEKTWAKVTARK, encoded by the coding sequence ATGACAAACGATACCAATAGTAAACCCTCTTCTGATCAAGACATGACAGATCAAAATAGCTCGAGTCAACATACGCAGCATAAAGCGGATAACCGTCAAAAAAATCAGCAACAGCAATCAGATAAATCAGCAGTAAAACCGGTTATTACGCCGACCAATGACATTTTGACTGCTAAGCAACTAAATGAGCTGCCAGTTTTGGCAAAAGACCGTCATTTTTTAAGTCGTTTGCAGCGTGAGATTACTCGTCCTAACAAAAACATACCGCCAAAAGTTGTGGCTGAAAAACAAGCCAAGTTTGAACAAATCAAACAGCGTTCGCAGCAAGCGGTACAAGAGCGCATGGACAGCATTCCTGATGACATGCCAGCGCGTCTTAATCATGAGCTGCCGGTCAGTAAGCGCGCTGAGGATATTGTCCAAGCCATTATCGATCATCAGGTTATCATTGTGGCCGGTGAAACTGGATCGGGTAAGACCACTCAGCTGCCCAAGCTTGCCATGATGGCAGGGCGTGGTGTGACCGGTCAAATTGGTCATACACAGCCCAGACGTTTGGCAGCGCGTAGTGTGGCTAACCGTATCGCTGAAGAGCTAGAAGAGCCACTGGGTGATACGGTCAGCTTTAAGATTCGCTTTAATGAACAAGGCACGGCCAAGTCGGTAGTCAAATTGATGACCGATGGTATCTTATTGGCTGAGCTTGGTCATGATCGATTTTTGTCTCGATACGACACCATCATTATTGACGAGGCGCATGAGCGAAGTCTAAATATTGACTTTATCATGGGTTATCTTAAGCAGCTGCTGCCTAAGCGCCCAGATCTTAAAGTCATCATTACTTCGGCCACATTAGATACCGGCCGCTTTAGTGAATACTTTGCGCAATATGATAAAGCCAAAAAGAAAATGATTCCGGCGCCGGTTATCGATGTCGAAGGTCGTGGTTATCCAGTAGAAGTGCGCTATCGTCCGCTAACTGACACGCCTGTGGGCAGCTCTGATGATGACAGCTATGATGACTTTGAGGACAACTTGCCTCGAGCGGTAGTGGCAGCGGTAGAAGAGTGTTTTGAAGATGCGGTAGCCAAAGGGCATCCTGAGCATGCTGATATCTTAATCTTTGCAGCTACCGAAGCTGAAATCCGAGAGATGCAGGAGGTATTGATTGCGCATGGGCCGCGTCATACTGAAGTGCTGCCGCTGTTTGCGCGTCAATCTTATTCTGAGCAGCAGCGTATTTTTAAGCCATCGGGTCGTGGCCGGCGTATTGTGATTGCCACTAACGTTGCTGAAACCGCGTTGACCGTACCAGGTATTCGTTACGTCATTGACTTAGGTTTTGCTCGTATTTCACGTTATTCGTATCGTTCACGGGTGCAGCGTTTACCGATTGAAGCCATTTCCCAAGCGGCAGCCAACCAGCGTAAAGGTCGCTGTGGTCGTGTGGCACCTGGTGTGTGTATTCGTCTATATTCAGAAGAGGACTTTGCCAGTCGTCCTGAATACACTGAGCCTGAAATTCTGCGCACCAACTTAGCATCGGTTATTTTACAGATGGCCAATCTACGCTTGGGCTCGGTTGAAGACTTTGACTTTATTGAGCCGCCAGACAGTCGTCTGGTCAAAGATGGTCGTAAACTGCTTGATGAATTAGGCGCGCTTGCACCCAAGCGTCCGGACGCTAAAAAGCCATTGGCAAAGCAGACCTTAAATGATGTTAAACTGACGCGTGTTGGTCAGAAGATGGCGCGCATGCCTATTGATCCAAGGCTGGCGCGTATGTTGGTTGCCGGTAGTGACTTTGATTGTATGCTAGAGATGCTGATTATCGTTGCGGCACTTGCGGTTCAAGATCCGCGAGAGCGTCCGGCTGAGAAGCGAGCACAGGCCGATCAAAAGCATGCTTTATTCCGTCAACCAGACTCTGACTTTTTGTTTTATTTAAGTCTATGGCAAGCGCTGTATGCCGGAGGCAGTAATAAGCTAAGCAGCAGTCAGCGCCGTAACTTTGCCAAAAAGCACTATCTAAGCTTCCCGCGTTTGCGTGAATGGGAGCGTACTTATCGTCAGCTAGAGCAGATGGTCACTGACTTAAAGCTGCTGACTGACTCGGGCACCGCACAAAAAGATATGCCCAAAAGCTTGCCGCAAGCAGCACTTAATGCAACAGCGCAAGCCAAAACCGCTAACAAAAAAGCCTCTAAATCAAAATCTGCTAAAGGCAAAAAGACTTCACAAAATCAGTCGTCCAATCAAATCAGCACCCAAGTGTCTCCAGTACTGATTGCCGACGCTGATGACGTCAATGATGAGCTGCGTGCGGTGAAATATGCCAACTTGCATAGAGCCTTATTAACTGGTTTGCTATCCGTGATTGCACACAAAACCGATCAGCGCGGTGAATACCTAGCTGCTCGACAGCAAAAAGCCAAGATTTTCCCTGCCAGTACTGTATTTAAGCAAGCACCTGCTTGGGTGATGGCGTTTGAAATAGTTGAAACCTCGCAAGTGTTTATGCGTACTGTGGCGAAGATTGAGCCGGAATGGATTGTCTCGGCTGCCGGTGATTTGCTTAAGTATCACTACTTTGAGCCGCACTGGTCGAAGAAGACCGGTCGAGTACGTGCTTACGCACAGATTAGTTTGTTTGGTCTGATTGTGGTCGCCAAGCAGTTGACTAACTATGAGCAAGTCAATCTAGAAGAGTCACGCGAGATCTTTATTCGTGATGGCCTAGTCACGGGTAATTTCGGTCGCCAAGCACCGTTTTTACAGCATAACTTAGAGAAGATTGCCGATGTTGAGCGTATCGAAGATAAGCTACGTCGCCGAGACTTATTGGTTGATGAAGAAGATCTGTATCAGTTTTATGAGCGTAAAATCCCCGCGCATATTGCCAGCCGTAAGGCCTTTGAAGACTGGCGTGCTGAAGTAGAAAAAGAAGATCCGCAGTTCTTATTCTTTACCGATGAAGATGTGCTCAAAGAGACGGCACCAACCACAGGGGAGTTCCCTGAGATTTGGCAATTGGGTGATTTAAAACTGCCGCTTAAATACGTTTTTGATCCAGCTTCAGAAGATGATGGAGTCAGCATTCGTGTGCCATTGGCGGCCTTACCACAGTTAGATGCGGTCGAGCTGCTATGGGGTGTGCCAGGTTGGCGCTATGAGCTGGTATTGCAGTTGTTAAAATCTCTGCCAAAAGACATTCGCCGTAAGATTGTACCGATTCCAGATACCGCCGATCAGCTGTATGACGAGTTAGAAAAGAATCACCAAGTAGGGCTGCTCAATCAATTGTGCCAAGCCTTACAGCGTCGAGGCGTGGTCGGGGTGACGGCCAATGACTTTAATCCTTCAGCCATTGATCGTTATCTACAACCACAGATTTGTGTGGTCGATGATAAAAACCGCATTATCGAAAAGGGTCGTGACTTAAAGGCACTGCAGCAGCGTCATGCATCAGAAACCAGTCAAGCGCTAAGCTCAAGCAAAGACACTGAAGGGGTACATACTGAGTTCCCAGAGCACTTTAGATTCAGTAAGAACCGCCATAGTGCCGGTATTGTTATGAAGGAGTTTTCGGCCTTAGTCGCTGATGAGGCGGGCGAAGCGGTTACTATCCATCAGTTTACTGACGTGACTGCGGCTTTAACCGCGCATCGCAAGGGCGTGCTGACCTTAATCAGGCTGCAACTGGGCGCCAAACAAAAGCAGCTGACCAGCCAAATTGATAAGACCTTCAAGCTGGCATTTGCACCACTTGGCGATATGGAAAAGTTAAAGACCATTCTCGTCGATGCCACTTTAGATGCGACGATGGAAATTCATGCGCCGCAGTACAATGATCACAAGCAGCTGCTACCGGATAATGCCGATCAGGCTGCGTATAAGCTGGCCAAGCAATTGCCATTTGATGAGATTGATTTTAACAAAACAGCCGAAGTGCTATTGGCGCAGTTTTTATTGCAAGGGCAGACGGTTCTTAAGCTGTTAAAAGAGGTCTATAGCCGTTGGCAGCGTATCCGTCGTAGTCTGCTGATGCTCGATCGTGAGATATTCGGCGAGTCGATTGATGATATTGAAGATCAGCTCGATGATTTGCATTTATCGGACTTTGTGTACCGTATGGATTATGAACATTGGCAGCAATATCCTCGCTATTTAGAGGCGTTAGAGATACGCATTGAGCGCCTTGAGCACAATCTTGATGGTGACCTAGATGCGGTTTATGAGCTGGATGTGCACATGGAGCGTCTCGCTGGCCGTGCTGACGATGACAGCATTAGTGAATACCGCTGGCTGGTTGAAGAGTTTCGCATTCAGCTGTTTGCACAGCCAATGAAAACCCGTCAAGCCGTATCACAAAAGCGTCTGGAAAAAACGTGGGCCAAAGTGACTGCCCGTAAATAG